Proteins co-encoded in one Astyanax mexicanus isolate ESR-SI-001 chromosome 1, AstMex3_surface, whole genome shotgun sequence genomic window:
- the ints9 gene encoding integrator complex subunit 9 isoform X1: MKLYCLSGHPTLPCNVLKFKSTTIMLDCGLDTSSALYFLPLPLVHSPRLSKLPGWVSKDGTVNLEKELKECAGRVFVDTQPEFCLPERELLDLSTVDVILISNYHCMMALPYITEHTGFSGTVYATEPTFQIGRLLMEELVTFMERVPKAQSATCWKNKEIQRMLPGPLKDAVDVWSWKRCYSMQEVNSALSKVQLVGYSQKVELFGAVQVTPLSSGYSLGSSNWIIQSHYEKVSYVSGSSLLTTHPQPMDQSSLKNSDVLILTGLTQIPTANPDGMLGEFCSNLAMTIRAGGNVLVPCYSSGVIYDLLECLYQFMDSANLGTTPFYFISPVANSSLEFSQIFAEWLCQNKQSKVYLPEPPFPHAELIQTNKLKHYPSIHGEFSSEFRQPCVVFTGHPSLRFGDVVHFMELWGKSSLNTIIFTEPDFSYLDALAPYQPLAMKCVYCPIDTRLNFHQVSKFLKEVQPLHVVCPEQYTQPPPSQSHRADLMLELQPPPMAYRRCSVLGLPFRRRYERIHLLPELAKSLVPSEIKPGVSVATVSAVLQSKDNKHVLQPVPKPVPVPPSKKRKRLMEEVPDLLSPKPLLSGAVPLEAFLASLHKSGITEVKVEETADGHILHLQAEDALIQLEEDATHIVCDNNEPLRTALRDLVLRFLQKL; this comes from the exons ATGAAGCTG TATTGTTTATCTGGTCATCCAACGCTGCCTTGCAATGTCCTCAAGTTTAAATCAACCACAATCATGTTGGACTGTGGTCTGGACACCTCATCTGCTCTGTATTTTCTCCCTCTGCCGTTGGTACACAG TCCAAGACTGTCTAAACTCCCAGGCTGGGTCTCTAAGGACGGTACAGTGAATCTTGAGAAA GAGCTCAAGGAATGCGCTGGTCGTGTTTTTGTGGACACACAGCCCGAGTTTTGTCTACCTGAG cgAGAGCTGCTGGACTTGTCCACTGTTGATGTTATATTAATCTCTAACTACCACTGCATGATGGCCCTGCCCTACATCACTGAACACACAGGTTTCTCAGGAACAGTCTACGCCACTGAACCCACCTTTCAGATTGGCAG ACTGTTGATGGAGGAGCTGGTCACTTTTATGGAGAGAGTTCCAAAGGCTCAGTCTGCCACCTGTTGGAAGAACAAGGAAATACAAAG gatGCTTCCTGGGCCGTTAAAGGATGCAGTAGATGTGTGGTCGTGGAAAAGGTGCTACAGCATGCAGGAGGTGAACTCTGCTCTCAGTAAAGTGCAGCTAGTGGGCTACTCTCAGAAAGTG GAGCTGTTTGGTGCAGTGCAGGTCACTCCTCTCAGCTCTGGTTATTCACTGGGCAGTTCTAACTGGATCATCCAGTCGCACTATGAAAAAGTGTCCTATGTGTCTGGATCATCTCTGCTGACCACACACCCTCAG CCCATGGACCAGAGCTCACTGAAGAACAGTGACGTACTGATCCTGACAGGCCTGACCCAAATCCCCACCGCCAACCCAGATGGCATGCTGGGAGAATTCTGCAGCAACCTGG CAATGACGATCCGGGCTGGGGGAAACGTGCTGGTGCCGTGTTACTCATCTGGGGTGATTTATGACCTGCTGGAGTGTCTTTACCAGTTCATGGACTCAGCTAACCTGGGAACCACACCCTTCTACTTCATTTCCCCTGTGGCCAACAGCTCACTCGAGTTCTCCCAGATATTTGCTGAGTG GTTGTGTCAGAATAAGCAGTCCAAAGTTTATCTCCCCGAGCCTCCGTTCCCACACGCTGAG CTAATCCAAACCAATAAACTGAAGCACTATCCGAGTATTCACGGCGAGTTTAGCAGTGAGTTCCGGCAGCCATGTGTGGTTTTCACAGGACACCCATCACTACGCTTTGGAGACGTGGTACACTTCATGGAGCTGTGGGGCAAATCCAGTCTCAACACAATCATCTTCACCG AGCCAGATTTCTCCTACCTGGACGCTCTGGCTCCCTACCAGCCTTTGGCTATGAAATGCGTGTACTGCCCCATCGACACACGCCTCAACTTCCACCAGGTGTCCAAATTTCTGAAGGAGGTGCAG cctCTCCATGTGGTGTGTCCAGAGCAGTACACACAGCCACCTCCTTCCCAGTCCCACCGTGCTGATCTAatgctggagctgcagccgccccCCATGGCGTACCGCCGCTGTTCAGTGCTGGGCCTCCCCTTTCGCCGCAGATACGAACGCATCCACCTGCTGCCTGAG CTTGCCAAAAGTCTGGTGCCCTCTGAGATTAAACCTGGCGTCTCTGTGGCAACCGTGTCAGCGGTTTTACAGTCCAAGGACAACAAGCATGTGCTCCAG ccagtACCCAAACCTGTTCCAGTTCCCCCCAGTAAGAAGAGGAAGAGGCTGATGGAGGAGGTTCCAGACCTGCTGAGCCCGAAGCCCCTGCTGAGTGGAGCTGTGCCTCTGGAGGCTTTCCTGGCCTCACTGCATAAG
- the ints9 gene encoding integrator complex subunit 9 isoform X2, whose amino-acid sequence MLDCGLDTSSALYFLPLPLVHSPRLSKLPGWVSKDGTVNLEKELKECAGRVFVDTQPEFCLPERELLDLSTVDVILISNYHCMMALPYITEHTGFSGTVYATEPTFQIGRLLMEELVTFMERVPKAQSATCWKNKEIQRMLPGPLKDAVDVWSWKRCYSMQEVNSALSKVQLVGYSQKVELFGAVQVTPLSSGYSLGSSNWIIQSHYEKVSYVSGSSLLTTHPQPMDQSSLKNSDVLILTGLTQIPTANPDGMLGEFCSNLAMTIRAGGNVLVPCYSSGVIYDLLECLYQFMDSANLGTTPFYFISPVANSSLEFSQIFAEWLCQNKQSKVYLPEPPFPHAELIQTNKLKHYPSIHGEFSSEFRQPCVVFTGHPSLRFGDVVHFMELWGKSSLNTIIFTEPDFSYLDALAPYQPLAMKCVYCPIDTRLNFHQVSKFLKEVQPLHVVCPEQYTQPPPSQSHRADLMLELQPPPMAYRRCSVLGLPFRRRYERIHLLPELAKSLVPSEIKPGVSVATVSAVLQSKDNKHVLQPVPKPVPVPPSKKRKRLMEEVPDLLSPKPLLSGAVPLEAFLASLHKSGITEVKVEETADGHILHLQAEDALIQLEEDATHIVCDNNEPLRTALRDLVLRFLQKL is encoded by the exons ATGTTGGACTGTGGTCTGGACACCTCATCTGCTCTGTATTTTCTCCCTCTGCCGTTGGTACACAG TCCAAGACTGTCTAAACTCCCAGGCTGGGTCTCTAAGGACGGTACAGTGAATCTTGAGAAA GAGCTCAAGGAATGCGCTGGTCGTGTTTTTGTGGACACACAGCCCGAGTTTTGTCTACCTGAG cgAGAGCTGCTGGACTTGTCCACTGTTGATGTTATATTAATCTCTAACTACCACTGCATGATGGCCCTGCCCTACATCACTGAACACACAGGTTTCTCAGGAACAGTCTACGCCACTGAACCCACCTTTCAGATTGGCAG ACTGTTGATGGAGGAGCTGGTCACTTTTATGGAGAGAGTTCCAAAGGCTCAGTCTGCCACCTGTTGGAAGAACAAGGAAATACAAAG gatGCTTCCTGGGCCGTTAAAGGATGCAGTAGATGTGTGGTCGTGGAAAAGGTGCTACAGCATGCAGGAGGTGAACTCTGCTCTCAGTAAAGTGCAGCTAGTGGGCTACTCTCAGAAAGTG GAGCTGTTTGGTGCAGTGCAGGTCACTCCTCTCAGCTCTGGTTATTCACTGGGCAGTTCTAACTGGATCATCCAGTCGCACTATGAAAAAGTGTCCTATGTGTCTGGATCATCTCTGCTGACCACACACCCTCAG CCCATGGACCAGAGCTCACTGAAGAACAGTGACGTACTGATCCTGACAGGCCTGACCCAAATCCCCACCGCCAACCCAGATGGCATGCTGGGAGAATTCTGCAGCAACCTGG CAATGACGATCCGGGCTGGGGGAAACGTGCTGGTGCCGTGTTACTCATCTGGGGTGATTTATGACCTGCTGGAGTGTCTTTACCAGTTCATGGACTCAGCTAACCTGGGAACCACACCCTTCTACTTCATTTCCCCTGTGGCCAACAGCTCACTCGAGTTCTCCCAGATATTTGCTGAGTG GTTGTGTCAGAATAAGCAGTCCAAAGTTTATCTCCCCGAGCCTCCGTTCCCACACGCTGAG CTAATCCAAACCAATAAACTGAAGCACTATCCGAGTATTCACGGCGAGTTTAGCAGTGAGTTCCGGCAGCCATGTGTGGTTTTCACAGGACACCCATCACTACGCTTTGGAGACGTGGTACACTTCATGGAGCTGTGGGGCAAATCCAGTCTCAACACAATCATCTTCACCG AGCCAGATTTCTCCTACCTGGACGCTCTGGCTCCCTACCAGCCTTTGGCTATGAAATGCGTGTACTGCCCCATCGACACACGCCTCAACTTCCACCAGGTGTCCAAATTTCTGAAGGAGGTGCAG cctCTCCATGTGGTGTGTCCAGAGCAGTACACACAGCCACCTCCTTCCCAGTCCCACCGTGCTGATCTAatgctggagctgcagccgccccCCATGGCGTACCGCCGCTGTTCAGTGCTGGGCCTCCCCTTTCGCCGCAGATACGAACGCATCCACCTGCTGCCTGAG CTTGCCAAAAGTCTGGTGCCCTCTGAGATTAAACCTGGCGTCTCTGTGGCAACCGTGTCAGCGGTTTTACAGTCCAAGGACAACAAGCATGTGCTCCAG ccagtACCCAAACCTGTTCCAGTTCCCCCCAGTAAGAAGAGGAAGAGGCTGATGGAGGAGGTTCCAGACCTGCTGAGCCCGAAGCCCCTGCTGAGTGGAGCTGTGCCTCTGGAGGCTTTCCTGGCCTCACTGCATAAG